AGTAGTTTTAAACACTTTACTTTTCTCATCATTTGACTGTTTTTTAACAACATCATAGCCAAGTTCAAGCAATGTACTCATTGTTTTGTTCCATTTATACATTGGACGTACACCCGCTGAATACCACGTGCTACCTTGTTTATTATCTAAATCTGTTTTTTGATAAATTAACGCGTACATTGTTTCAATCTTGTCACTTAATTTAACCACACCTTGATCAATTAAACGCAACATTGAACCGTTATTATTGACACTCGCCCCTTGTGCGTGACCGTTGTTCCAAGAAGTCATCGCATCTGTTGCGTATTGAACAGTGAATTTATTGAAACCACCAAAGAAGTTACCTTGAGTGTGTTCTGCCGTTAGCATATAACCATTTTTAGAAGCACCATCAGCAAATTTAGCACCATCTTTTGCGTGGGCATTACCATAACCAATACCAAATTCTAATGAACCATTTTCACTAGTTTTGATACCCGCTAAACGTACATCATAAATATCGTTGTATACTTTAACATCATCATTACCCAGTTTAGCCCCACCATTTTCAGTATCACGAGTGACCGCAACAGAAAGTTTACCAAAGCCTAAATCAATATTTTCAACCCCAGCACCAGGACCTGAAATATCCCAATAATAGAAGTCGTTCATATGGACATCGTGGCGTTGATAGAAACGTTTACCTGCCCATAATGTTGCCCCTGGTAAGCTATCTGCAAAGTTTTTAAATTGAACATTGATTTCACGAAGTGCTGGTTTAGTATCTTCCCAGTCATTTTGTTGTAAGATACCGCCATAAGCCACATTCGTATCTAAATAGATACTTTTTTCACCCTCTTTATATAATTCTTGACCCAGTTTAAATTCTGCATAGGTCTCGTTTTCATTACCTAAACGATACTTAGCACCAGCGCCGTCAGCTTTAAAGGTGATTTGCTCTCCGCCTCCATTTGTCCAACCAATACCTGAACGTGCATAACCGTGAAACTCGACGGCAAAAGCCGTGCTTGATAGAATTGCACTAGAAATAATTGTTGCGAGTAAAGTTTTTTTATTCATAACGAACTCCTTATGATTAAGTAAGTGAAATAAAGTTTGAGTGATTTACTATGAAAAAAGGTTAAACCCCAAGCTCCTTAAATAATCGCTTGCAGGCAGTACCGTCCTCTTTAAATAAATGACAACGGTTTGGGTTAATTCCAACCGCCATTTCATCACCTTCGTTGACGAGTACGATATCGTTTTGGCGATAAACAAGCCCTTGTTTAATCGGTGGCATTTCTATATGCACTTGTGTTTCATTACCGAGCTGTTCTACCACTTTGACTTTACCTGTAATGCAAATATTCGATTGATCGCAAGGGAGTAAATGTTCAGGGCGAAGTCCTAATGAAAGATTATCGCCCACTTTCACACCACGACTTTCCACAGGTACCCAGAAATTAAGGTGCGTAGAATCTGGTAATTCAATTTTCACGCCGTCCTCACGTACATCAATCACTTTCACAGGCAAGAAATTCATTTTTGGCGAACCAATAAAGCCTGCCACAAAGCGGTTAGCAGGGTAGTGATAAAGTTCCAATGGTTTACCGATTTGAGCAACACCGCCCGCTTGTAATACCACAATTTTATCGGCAAGGGTCATCGCTTCAATTTGATCGTGAGTAACATAAATCATCGTGCGATTTAAACGTTTGTGAAGTTTTGAAATTTCAACACGCATTTGTACACGTAACGCTGCGTCTAAGTTAGAAAGAGGTTCATCTAGCAAAAACACTTCTGGTTGAGACACTAAGGTTCGCCCAATCGCAACACGCTGACGTTGTCCCCCTGAAAGCTCTTTGGGTTTGCGTTCTAATAAGTGGGCGAGTTGCAAGATTTCTGCCACTTGATTAACTCGTTTATCAATTTCTGCCTTGCTGGCTTTGGCTAATTTCAGCCCAAAAGA
This DNA window, taken from Phocoenobacter uteri, encodes the following:
- the malK gene encoding maltose/maltodextrin ABC transporter ATP-binding protein MalK; the protein is MADVRLVNVSKSYGNVHISKDVNLEIKEGEFVVFVGPSGCGKSTLLRMIAGLEDITSGDLFIGETRMNDIPPAKRNIGMVFQSYALYPHLSVAENMSFGLKLAKASKAEIDKRVNQVAEILQLAHLLERKPKELSGGQRQRVAIGRTLVSQPEVFLLDEPLSNLDAALRVQMRVEISKLHKRLNRTMIYVTHDQIEAMTLADKIVVLQAGGVAQIGKPLELYHYPANRFVAGFIGSPKMNFLPVKVIDVREDGVKIELPDSTHLNFWVPVESRGVKVGDNLSLGLRPEHLLPCDQSNICITGKVKVVEQLGNETQVHIEMPPIKQGLVYRQNDIVLVNEGDEMAVGINPNRCHLFKEDGTACKRLFKELGV
- a CDS encoding maltoporin; this translates as MNKKTLLATIISSAILSSTAFAVEFHGYARSGIGWTNGGGEQITFKADGAGAKYRLGNENETYAEFKLGQELYKEGEKSIYLDTNVAYGGILQQNDWEDTKPALREINVQFKNFADSLPGATLWAGKRFYQRHDVHMNDFYYWDISGPGAGVENIDLGFGKLSVAVTRDTENGGAKLGNDDVKVYNDIYDVRLAGIKTSENGSLEFGIGYGNAHAKDGAKFADGASKNGYMLTAEHTQGNFFGGFNKFTVQYATDAMTSWNNGHAQGASVNNNGSMLRLIDQGVVKLSDKIETMYALIYQKTDLDNKQGSTWYSAGVRPMYKWNKTMSTLLELGYDVVKKQSNDEKSKVFKTTLAQQWQAGDSIWARPAIRVFGTYAKTDNAGVKDNDFVYGVQFEAWW